In Puntigrus tetrazona isolate hp1 chromosome 24, ASM1883169v1, whole genome shotgun sequence, a genomic segment contains:
- the LOC122330117 gene encoding transmembrane protein 108-like, giving the protein MNITYVTNFTNSTDASWPVNDSNISEAPSTASGSFMNRQVPATTQGPWGSGNQSGPALGPPHEKNTICLDKMDIVWLVLAISVPVSSCSVLLTVCCMRKKKKSATQENNLSYWNDAITMDYFTRHAVELPREIQSLETEEQETCLPPNGDYSDSGVVLVNPFCQETLFINRDKASDI; this is encoded by the exons ATGAATATAACTTACGTCACAAATTTTACCAACAGCACTGACGCCTCATGGCCTGTGAATGATTCGAACATCTCAGAGGCACCCTCCACAGCTAGCGGGAGCTTCATGAACAGGCAGGTCCCAGCCACCACGCAAGGCCCATGGGGGTCTGGGAACCAGTCGGGTCCAGCTCTGGGTCCTCCTCACGAAAAAAACACCATCTGCCTGGACAAAATGGACATTGTGTGGTTGGTTCTTGCCATTAGCGTGCCTGTCTCCTCATGCT ctgtgctgcttaccGTATGCTGTATGAGGAAAAAGAAGAAGTCTGCAACTCAGGAGAACAACTTGAGCTACTGGAATGATGCCATCACCATGGATTACTTCACCCGCCATGCTGTGGAGCTCCCACGCGAGATACAATCACTGGAGACTGAG GAACAAGAGACGTGTCTGCCCCCTAATGGTGACTACAGTGATAGCGGCGTGGTTCTGGTTAACCCCTTTTGCCAAGAGACTCTCTTTATCAACAGAGACAAGGCATCTGATATCTAA